A genomic stretch from Seriola aureovittata isolate HTS-2021-v1 ecotype China chromosome 13, ASM2101889v1, whole genome shotgun sequence includes:
- the uggt1 gene encoding UDP-glucose:glycoprotein glucosyltransferase 1 isoform X2, whose amino-acid sequence MDAGSYGAGFGLGLRTWLLSVLLLSLLSAVSAGADSKAVTTTLTTKWADTPLLLEASEFLAEESQEKFWDFVEANQNIEGEHDDTDQAYYDLIVKKASALLSSVQVNMLKFALSLRAYSATVHSFQQIASNEPPPSGCSAFFSVHGEKTCDAESLAALLKTAPERPKPYLFKGDHKYPGSNPDAPVVILYAEFGKPDFQRLHQVISSKVSEGLVTYVLRHYLANPSGKKVYLSGYGVELAIKSQEYKAKDDTQVQGAEVNATVIGENDPVDEVQGFLFGKLKTLYPELKEQLKELRKHLVESTNEMAPLKVWQMQDLSFQTAARILAAPAVDALNVMKDLSQNFPTKARSITKTVVNSEIRKEIGENQKFFKGTLGLQPGDSALFINGLHIDLDTQDIFSVFEVLRSEARVMEGLRSLLIETPYIHDILKLNVQPSDSDYAVDIRNPAISWINNLETDHRYSSWPYNVQELLRPTFPGVIRQIRKNFHNLVIILDPTQENAAELLSVAEMFYANNIPLRIGFVFVVSVEDDVDGMQDAGVALVRAYNYISDEVDSQSAFEAVISMFNRVPIGGQLSVGDVVKVLEKKFPYVEVSSVLGADSSYDSNRKDGRAYYEQTGVGPLPVVMYNGIPYQREQLDPDELETITMQKILETTSFYQRAVYLGELATDHDVVDFIMNQANVVPRINPRVLSTSRTYLDLSDTNNYFVDDYARFSTLDTKEKSTAVANSMNYMTKKDDGYIRPVTFWVVGDFDKPSGRQLLYDAIRHMKTSNNVRLGMINNPSAGPSAETSHVARAIWVAMQTQSANNAKNFITKMAKEETATALQKGIDIQEFAVGGMDVSLFKEAYDGPKFDFLLSHAAYCRDVLKLKRGQRAVISNGRIIGPLEEEEVFNQDDFLLLESIILKTSGERIKSKVQQFGIEEDRASDLVMKVDALLSSQPKGEARVEYDFADDRYSAVKIRPKEGNVYFDVVAVVDPVTRDAQKLAPLLLVLKQLVNVNLRVFMNCQSKLSEMPLKSFYRYVLEPEVTFQTDSSFSPGPMAKFLDMPQSPLFTLNLNTPESWMVESVHTRYDLDNIYLEEVENIVAAEYELEHLLLEGHCFDVSSGQPPRGLQFTLGTASEPVIVDTIVMANLGYFQLKANPGAWILKLRKGRSDEIYKIYSHDGTDSPADSDDIVVVLNNFKSRIIKVKVQKKPDKFNEELLSDGTEENETGFWKSLTRGFTGGGKMEEQKQEKDDVINIFSVASGHLYERFLRIMMLSVLKNTKTPVKFWFLKNYLSPTFKEFIPHMAKEYGFQYELVQYKWPRWLHQQTEKQRIIWGYKILFLDVLFPLAVDKILFVDADQIVRTDLKDLRDFDLEGAPYGYTPFCESRREMDGYRFWKSGYWASHLAGRKYHISALYVVDLKKFRKIAAGDRLRGQYQGLSQDPNSLSNLDQDLPNNMIHQVPIKSLPQEWLWCETWCDDSSKKSAKTIDLCNNPMTKEPKLQAAVRIVAEWTDYDQEIKRLQTRVQGGASHKTKQQGTDVHIEL is encoded by the exons GCTTGGGCTTGAGGACGTGGCTTCTGTCGGTCCTGCTGCTGTCGCTGCTCTCTGCGGTGTCTGCGGGTGCAGACTCCAAAGCTGTCACCACCACCCTCACAACCAAATGGGCTGATactcctctgctgctggaagCCAG tgAGTTCCTGGCAGAGGAGAGCCAGGAGAAATTCTGGGACTTTGTTGAGGCCAATCAAAACATAGAAGGAGAGCATGATG acacagatcaggCCTACTATGACCTGATAGTGAAGAAAGCCAGTGCCTTGCTTAGCTCCGTCCAGGTGAACATGCTGAAGTTCGCCCTCTCCCTGAGAGCCTACTCTGCAACAGTACACTCCTTCCAACAG atAGCGTCCAATGAGCCTCCTCCGTCTGGCTGCTCAGCTTTTTTCAGCGTCCATGGAGAGAAGACTTGTGATGCTGAAAGCTTGGCAGCATTGCTGAAAACTGCACCTGAGAG gCCGAAGCCATACCTGTTCAAAGGAGATCACAAATACCCAGGATCAAACCCAGATGCTCCTGTAGTCATCCTCTACGCTGAGTTTGGAAAACCAGATTTCCAGAGGCTTCACCAAGTCATATCATCCAAAGTCAGCGAAGGGCTGGTGACTTACGTCCTCCGCCATTACCTGGCT AATCCAAGTGGAAAGAAAGTGTATCTGTCTGGGTATGGAGTGGAGTTGGCCATCAAAAGCCAGGAGTACAAGGCAAAGGACGACACACAAGTCCAAG GGGCGGAGGTGAACGCTACAGTGATCGGAGAGAATGATCCCGTGGACGAGGTCCAAGGATTCCTTTTTGGCAAACTCAA GACGCTCTACCCGGAGCTAAAAGAACAGCTAAAAGAGTTGAGGAAACATTTAGTCGAAAGCACCAATGAAATGGCACCTCTCAAAGTCTGGCAAATGCAAG ATCTGAGTTTCCAGACAGCAGCTCGCATTCTTGCTGCTCCCGCTGTTGATGCCCTCAATGTTATGAAAGACCTCAGTCAGAACTTCCCCACCAAAGCCAg GTCCATCACTAAAACAGTGGTCAACTCTGAGATCCGTAAAGAGATCGGAGAGAATCAGAag TTTTTCAAAGGGACTCTGGGCCTGCAGCCTGGGGACTCAGCCCTGTTCATTAATGGGCTTCACATAGATCTGGACACACAAGACATCTTCAG TGTTTTTGAGGTGCTGCGCAGTGAGGCGAGGGTGATGGAGGGTCTGCGGTCCCTCCTCATCGAGACGCCCTACATCCATGACATCCTGAAGCTCAACGTCCAGCCATCTGACTCCGACTACGCCGTCGACATCCGCAATCCCGCCATCAGT tggaTCAACAACCTGGAGACAGACCACAGGTACAGCTCGTGGCCCTACAACGTGCAGGAACTGCTCAGACCAACCTTCCCCGGAGTCATCAGACAGATCCGCAAGAACTTTCACAATCTG GTGATCATTCTGGACCCAACTCAGGAGAatgctgctgagctgctgagtGTTGCAGAGATGTTTTATGCTAACAACATCCCACTCAG GATcgggtttgtgtttgtggtgtcaGTTGAAGATGACGTAGATGGTATGCAGGATGCAGGTGTGGCCCTGGTCCGTGCCTACAACTACATCAGTGATGAAGTGGACAGTCAGAGCGCTTTTGAAGCTGTCATCTCG aTGTTTAACCGGGTGCCCATTGGTGGACAGCTAAGTGTTGGGGATGTGGTGAAGGTGCTGGAGAAGAAGTTCCCCTACGTGGAGGTCAGCAGCGTCCTGGGAGCAGACTCCAGCTATGACAGCAACAGGAAG GACGGCCGGGCGTACTATGAGCAGACAGGAGTGGGCCCCTTGCCTGTGGTCATGTACAACGGCATACCGTACCAGCGTGAGCAGCTGGACCCGGACGAACTGGAGACCATCACCATGCAAAAGATCCTGGAGACCACCTCCTTCTACCAGAGAGCCGTCTACCTG GGTGAACTGGCCACAGATCACGATGTCGTGGACTTCATCATGAACCAGGCCAACGTTGTTCCTCGCATCAACCCTAGAGTGCTGTCCACCAGCAGAACATACCTGGACCTGTCTGATACCA atAACTACTTTGTGGATGATTATGCTCGCTTCTCAACTCTGGACACCAAAGAGAAGAGCACTGCTGTGGCCAACAGCATGAACTACATGACTAAGAAAG ATGATGGCTACATCCGTCCCGTGACCTTCTGGGTGGTCGGAGACTTTGACAAGCCCTCCGGACGACAGCTACTTTATGATGCCATCAGACACATG AAAACCAGCAACAATGTCCGACTGGGGATGATCAACAACCCATCAGCCGGTCCATCTGCTGAGACGAGCCATGTTGCACGAGCGATCTGGGTTGCCATGCAGACGCAATCTGCCAACAATGCCAAAAACTTCATCACTAAAATGGCTAAAGAAGAGACCGCCACAGCCCTGCAGAAGGGCATTGACATCCAAGAGTTCGCTGTCGGG GGTATGGATGTGTCATTGTTCAAGGAAGCATATGATGGTCCAAAATTTGATTTCCTGCTCTCCCACGCTGCGTACTGCCGAGACGTGCTCAAActgaagagaggacagagagcagtTATCAGCAATGGAAGA ATCATAGGgccactggaggaggaggaggtgtttAACCAGGATGACTTTCTGCTTTTGGAGAGCATTATCCTGAAGACGTCTGGAGAACGAATCAAAAGCAAAGTCCAGCAGTTTGGAATTGAGGAGGACag GGCCAGCGACCTTGTGATGAAGGTGGATGCTTTGCTCTCCTCTCAGCCCAAAGGAGAAGCCCGGGTAGAATATGACTTTGCTGATGACCGCTACAG TGCTGTGAAGATCCGTCCTAAGGAGGGAAATGTGTACTTTGATGTTGTCGCCGTAGTGGATCCAGTAACCAGGGACGCACAGAAACTCGCTCCTCTGCTACTG GTTCTGAAGCAGCTGGTAAACGTCAACTTGCGGGTTTTCATGAACTGCCAATCCAAGCTGTCAGAAATGCCTCTGAAGAG TTTTTACCGTTATGTGTTGGAGCCGGAGGTGACATTTCAGACTGACAGTAGTTTCTCTCCTGGCCCCATGGCCAAGTTCCTTGACATGCCTCAATCTCCACTCTTCACCTTGAACCTCAACACTCCCGAGAGCTGGATGGTCGAGTCTGTGCACACTCGATACGACCTGGACAACATCTACCTGGAGGAG GTGGAGAATATTGTAGCAGCAGAGTACGAACTGGAGCATCTTTTGTTGGAAGGCCATTGTTTTGATGTCAGCTCAGGCCAGCCGCCGCGTGGGCTCCAGTTCACCCTGGGAACCGCCTCAGAGCCAGTCATTGTGGACACCATCGTCATGGCAAACCTG GGTTACTTTCAGCTCAAGGCCAACCCAGGTGCCTGGATCCTGAAGCTGAGGAAAGGACGCTCTGATGAAATCTACAAGATTTACAG CCACGATGGCACGGACTCTCCAGCAGACTCAGACGACATCGTAGTTGTGCTGAACAACTTCAAGAGCAGGATAATTAAAGTCAAG GTCCAGAAGAAACCAGACAAGTTCAACGAGGAGCTGCTGAGCGATGGGACTGAGGAAAATGAGACAGGCTTCTGGAAATCTCTGACCAG AGGGTTCACAGgtggaggaaagatggaggagcAGAAGCAGGAGAAAGACGATGTGATCAACATCTTCTCTGTGGCCTCGGGGCATCTGTATGAGAGGTTCCTCAG GATTATGATGCTGTCAGTTCTGAAGAACACCAAAACTCCCGTCAAGTTCTGGTTCCTCAAGAACTACCTGTCCCCGACTTTCAAG GAGTTCATCCCCCACATGGCCAAGGAATATGGTTTCCAATACGAGCTGGTCCAATACAAGTGGCCTCGCTGGTTACACCAACAGACCGAGAAGCAGAGGATCATCTGGGGCTACAAGATCCTGTTCCTGGACGTGCTGTTTCCTCTCGCTGTCGACAAGATCCTGTTTGTGGACGCTGACCAG ATTGTGCGGACAGACCTGAAGGATCTGCGTGACTTTGACCTGGAGGGAGCTCCGTACGGCTACACCCCGTTTTGCGAGAGCCGGAGGGAGATGGATGGTTATCGCTTCTGGAAGTCTGGCTACTGGGCGAGCCACCTCGCTGGACGCAAATATCACATCAG CGCCCTATATGTGGTCGACCTGAAGAAATTCAGGAAAATAGCAGCAGGAGATCGGCTCAGAGGACAGTACCAGGGGCTCAGCCAAGACCCAAACAGCCTTTCCAACCTGGACCAG GATCTGCCCAACAACATGATCCACCAGGTGCCCATCAAGTCTCTGCCTCAGGAGTGGCTGTGGTGTGAGACCTGGTGTGACGACAGCTCCAAGAAGAGTGCCAAGACAATAGATCTG TGTAACAACCCCATGACCAAGGAGCCCaagctgcaggctgctgtgaggaTCGTAGCCGAGTGGACCGATTATGACCAAGAGATTAAACGTCTGCAGACCAGAGTCCAGGGGGGAGCAAGccacaaaacaaagcagcagggCACAG ATGTTCACATAGAGTTGTGA
- the uggt1 gene encoding UDP-glucose:glycoprotein glucosyltransferase 1 isoform X1 — MDAGSYGAGFGLGLRTWLLSVLLLSLLSAVSAGADSKAVTTTLTTKWADTPLLLEASEFLAEESQEKFWDFVEANQNIEGEHDDTDQAYYDLIVKKASALLSSVQVNMLKFALSLRAYSATVHSFQQIASNEPPPSGCSAFFSVHGEKTCDAESLAALLKTAPERPKPYLFKGDHKYPGSNPDAPVVILYAEFGKPDFQRLHQVISSKVSEGLVTYVLRHYLANPSGKKVYLSGYGVELAIKSQEYKAKDDTQVQGAEVNATVIGENDPVDEVQGFLFGKLKTLYPELKEQLKELRKHLVESTNEMAPLKVWQMQDLSFQTAARILAAPAVDALNVMKDLSQNFPTKARSITKTVVNSEIRKEIGENQKFFKGTLGLQPGDSALFINGLHIDLDTQDIFSVFEVLRSEARVMEGLRSLLIETPYIHDILKLNVQPSDSDYAVDIRNPAISWINNLETDHRYSSWPYNVQELLRPTFPGVIRQIRKNFHNLVIILDPTQENAAELLSVAEMFYANNIPLRIGFVFVVSVEDDVDGMQDAGVALVRAYNYISDEVDSQSAFEAVISMFNRVPIGGQLSVGDVVKVLEKKFPYVEVSSVLGADSSYDSNRKDGRAYYEQTGVGPLPVVMYNGIPYQREQLDPDELETITMQKILETTSFYQRAVYLGELATDHDVVDFIMNQANVVPRINPRVLSTSRTYLDLSDTNNYFVDDYARFSTLDTKEKSTAVANSMNYMTKKGMTTTNRHDDGYIRPVTFWVVGDFDKPSGRQLLYDAIRHMKTSNNVRLGMINNPSAGPSAETSHVARAIWVAMQTQSANNAKNFITKMAKEETATALQKGIDIQEFAVGGMDVSLFKEAYDGPKFDFLLSHAAYCRDVLKLKRGQRAVISNGRIIGPLEEEEVFNQDDFLLLESIILKTSGERIKSKVQQFGIEEDRASDLVMKVDALLSSQPKGEARVEYDFADDRYSAVKIRPKEGNVYFDVVAVVDPVTRDAQKLAPLLLVLKQLVNVNLRVFMNCQSKLSEMPLKSFYRYVLEPEVTFQTDSSFSPGPMAKFLDMPQSPLFTLNLNTPESWMVESVHTRYDLDNIYLEEVENIVAAEYELEHLLLEGHCFDVSSGQPPRGLQFTLGTASEPVIVDTIVMANLGYFQLKANPGAWILKLRKGRSDEIYKIYSHDGTDSPADSDDIVVVLNNFKSRIIKVKVQKKPDKFNEELLSDGTEENETGFWKSLTRGFTGGGKMEEQKQEKDDVINIFSVASGHLYERFLRIMMLSVLKNTKTPVKFWFLKNYLSPTFKEFIPHMAKEYGFQYELVQYKWPRWLHQQTEKQRIIWGYKILFLDVLFPLAVDKILFVDADQIVRTDLKDLRDFDLEGAPYGYTPFCESRREMDGYRFWKSGYWASHLAGRKYHISALYVVDLKKFRKIAAGDRLRGQYQGLSQDPNSLSNLDQDLPNNMIHQVPIKSLPQEWLWCETWCDDSSKKSAKTIDLCNNPMTKEPKLQAAVRIVAEWTDYDQEIKRLQTRVQGGASHKTKQQGTDVHIEL, encoded by the exons GCTTGGGCTTGAGGACGTGGCTTCTGTCGGTCCTGCTGCTGTCGCTGCTCTCTGCGGTGTCTGCGGGTGCAGACTCCAAAGCTGTCACCACCACCCTCACAACCAAATGGGCTGATactcctctgctgctggaagCCAG tgAGTTCCTGGCAGAGGAGAGCCAGGAGAAATTCTGGGACTTTGTTGAGGCCAATCAAAACATAGAAGGAGAGCATGATG acacagatcaggCCTACTATGACCTGATAGTGAAGAAAGCCAGTGCCTTGCTTAGCTCCGTCCAGGTGAACATGCTGAAGTTCGCCCTCTCCCTGAGAGCCTACTCTGCAACAGTACACTCCTTCCAACAG atAGCGTCCAATGAGCCTCCTCCGTCTGGCTGCTCAGCTTTTTTCAGCGTCCATGGAGAGAAGACTTGTGATGCTGAAAGCTTGGCAGCATTGCTGAAAACTGCACCTGAGAG gCCGAAGCCATACCTGTTCAAAGGAGATCACAAATACCCAGGATCAAACCCAGATGCTCCTGTAGTCATCCTCTACGCTGAGTTTGGAAAACCAGATTTCCAGAGGCTTCACCAAGTCATATCATCCAAAGTCAGCGAAGGGCTGGTGACTTACGTCCTCCGCCATTACCTGGCT AATCCAAGTGGAAAGAAAGTGTATCTGTCTGGGTATGGAGTGGAGTTGGCCATCAAAAGCCAGGAGTACAAGGCAAAGGACGACACACAAGTCCAAG GGGCGGAGGTGAACGCTACAGTGATCGGAGAGAATGATCCCGTGGACGAGGTCCAAGGATTCCTTTTTGGCAAACTCAA GACGCTCTACCCGGAGCTAAAAGAACAGCTAAAAGAGTTGAGGAAACATTTAGTCGAAAGCACCAATGAAATGGCACCTCTCAAAGTCTGGCAAATGCAAG ATCTGAGTTTCCAGACAGCAGCTCGCATTCTTGCTGCTCCCGCTGTTGATGCCCTCAATGTTATGAAAGACCTCAGTCAGAACTTCCCCACCAAAGCCAg GTCCATCACTAAAACAGTGGTCAACTCTGAGATCCGTAAAGAGATCGGAGAGAATCAGAag TTTTTCAAAGGGACTCTGGGCCTGCAGCCTGGGGACTCAGCCCTGTTCATTAATGGGCTTCACATAGATCTGGACACACAAGACATCTTCAG TGTTTTTGAGGTGCTGCGCAGTGAGGCGAGGGTGATGGAGGGTCTGCGGTCCCTCCTCATCGAGACGCCCTACATCCATGACATCCTGAAGCTCAACGTCCAGCCATCTGACTCCGACTACGCCGTCGACATCCGCAATCCCGCCATCAGT tggaTCAACAACCTGGAGACAGACCACAGGTACAGCTCGTGGCCCTACAACGTGCAGGAACTGCTCAGACCAACCTTCCCCGGAGTCATCAGACAGATCCGCAAGAACTTTCACAATCTG GTGATCATTCTGGACCCAACTCAGGAGAatgctgctgagctgctgagtGTTGCAGAGATGTTTTATGCTAACAACATCCCACTCAG GATcgggtttgtgtttgtggtgtcaGTTGAAGATGACGTAGATGGTATGCAGGATGCAGGTGTGGCCCTGGTCCGTGCCTACAACTACATCAGTGATGAAGTGGACAGTCAGAGCGCTTTTGAAGCTGTCATCTCG aTGTTTAACCGGGTGCCCATTGGTGGACAGCTAAGTGTTGGGGATGTGGTGAAGGTGCTGGAGAAGAAGTTCCCCTACGTGGAGGTCAGCAGCGTCCTGGGAGCAGACTCCAGCTATGACAGCAACAGGAAG GACGGCCGGGCGTACTATGAGCAGACAGGAGTGGGCCCCTTGCCTGTGGTCATGTACAACGGCATACCGTACCAGCGTGAGCAGCTGGACCCGGACGAACTGGAGACCATCACCATGCAAAAGATCCTGGAGACCACCTCCTTCTACCAGAGAGCCGTCTACCTG GGTGAACTGGCCACAGATCACGATGTCGTGGACTTCATCATGAACCAGGCCAACGTTGTTCCTCGCATCAACCCTAGAGTGCTGTCCACCAGCAGAACATACCTGGACCTGTCTGATACCA atAACTACTTTGTGGATGATTATGCTCGCTTCTCAACTCTGGACACCAAAGAGAAGAGCACTGCTGTGGCCAACAGCATGAACTACATGACTAAGAAAG GGATGACCACCACCAACAGGCATG ATGATGGCTACATCCGTCCCGTGACCTTCTGGGTGGTCGGAGACTTTGACAAGCCCTCCGGACGACAGCTACTTTATGATGCCATCAGACACATG AAAACCAGCAACAATGTCCGACTGGGGATGATCAACAACCCATCAGCCGGTCCATCTGCTGAGACGAGCCATGTTGCACGAGCGATCTGGGTTGCCATGCAGACGCAATCTGCCAACAATGCCAAAAACTTCATCACTAAAATGGCTAAAGAAGAGACCGCCACAGCCCTGCAGAAGGGCATTGACATCCAAGAGTTCGCTGTCGGG GGTATGGATGTGTCATTGTTCAAGGAAGCATATGATGGTCCAAAATTTGATTTCCTGCTCTCCCACGCTGCGTACTGCCGAGACGTGCTCAAActgaagagaggacagagagcagtTATCAGCAATGGAAGA ATCATAGGgccactggaggaggaggaggtgtttAACCAGGATGACTTTCTGCTTTTGGAGAGCATTATCCTGAAGACGTCTGGAGAACGAATCAAAAGCAAAGTCCAGCAGTTTGGAATTGAGGAGGACag GGCCAGCGACCTTGTGATGAAGGTGGATGCTTTGCTCTCCTCTCAGCCCAAAGGAGAAGCCCGGGTAGAATATGACTTTGCTGATGACCGCTACAG TGCTGTGAAGATCCGTCCTAAGGAGGGAAATGTGTACTTTGATGTTGTCGCCGTAGTGGATCCAGTAACCAGGGACGCACAGAAACTCGCTCCTCTGCTACTG GTTCTGAAGCAGCTGGTAAACGTCAACTTGCGGGTTTTCATGAACTGCCAATCCAAGCTGTCAGAAATGCCTCTGAAGAG TTTTTACCGTTATGTGTTGGAGCCGGAGGTGACATTTCAGACTGACAGTAGTTTCTCTCCTGGCCCCATGGCCAAGTTCCTTGACATGCCTCAATCTCCACTCTTCACCTTGAACCTCAACACTCCCGAGAGCTGGATGGTCGAGTCTGTGCACACTCGATACGACCTGGACAACATCTACCTGGAGGAG GTGGAGAATATTGTAGCAGCAGAGTACGAACTGGAGCATCTTTTGTTGGAAGGCCATTGTTTTGATGTCAGCTCAGGCCAGCCGCCGCGTGGGCTCCAGTTCACCCTGGGAACCGCCTCAGAGCCAGTCATTGTGGACACCATCGTCATGGCAAACCTG GGTTACTTTCAGCTCAAGGCCAACCCAGGTGCCTGGATCCTGAAGCTGAGGAAAGGACGCTCTGATGAAATCTACAAGATTTACAG CCACGATGGCACGGACTCTCCAGCAGACTCAGACGACATCGTAGTTGTGCTGAACAACTTCAAGAGCAGGATAATTAAAGTCAAG GTCCAGAAGAAACCAGACAAGTTCAACGAGGAGCTGCTGAGCGATGGGACTGAGGAAAATGAGACAGGCTTCTGGAAATCTCTGACCAG AGGGTTCACAGgtggaggaaagatggaggagcAGAAGCAGGAGAAAGACGATGTGATCAACATCTTCTCTGTGGCCTCGGGGCATCTGTATGAGAGGTTCCTCAG GATTATGATGCTGTCAGTTCTGAAGAACACCAAAACTCCCGTCAAGTTCTGGTTCCTCAAGAACTACCTGTCCCCGACTTTCAAG GAGTTCATCCCCCACATGGCCAAGGAATATGGTTTCCAATACGAGCTGGTCCAATACAAGTGGCCTCGCTGGTTACACCAACAGACCGAGAAGCAGAGGATCATCTGGGGCTACAAGATCCTGTTCCTGGACGTGCTGTTTCCTCTCGCTGTCGACAAGATCCTGTTTGTGGACGCTGACCAG ATTGTGCGGACAGACCTGAAGGATCTGCGTGACTTTGACCTGGAGGGAGCTCCGTACGGCTACACCCCGTTTTGCGAGAGCCGGAGGGAGATGGATGGTTATCGCTTCTGGAAGTCTGGCTACTGGGCGAGCCACCTCGCTGGACGCAAATATCACATCAG CGCCCTATATGTGGTCGACCTGAAGAAATTCAGGAAAATAGCAGCAGGAGATCGGCTCAGAGGACAGTACCAGGGGCTCAGCCAAGACCCAAACAGCCTTTCCAACCTGGACCAG GATCTGCCCAACAACATGATCCACCAGGTGCCCATCAAGTCTCTGCCTCAGGAGTGGCTGTGGTGTGAGACCTGGTGTGACGACAGCTCCAAGAAGAGTGCCAAGACAATAGATCTG TGTAACAACCCCATGACCAAGGAGCCCaagctgcaggctgctgtgaggaTCGTAGCCGAGTGGACCGATTATGACCAAGAGATTAAACGTCTGCAGACCAGAGTCCAGGGGGGAGCAAGccacaaaacaaagcagcagggCACAG ATGTTCACATAGAGTTGTGA